From Heliomicrobium modesticaldum Ice1, a single genomic window includes:
- a CDS encoding LytR/AlgR family response regulator transcription factor, with protein sequence MIIRTFLVDDEAPSRRELRFLLEKHPDCRIVGEAGGGEEALDILADLPVDVLFLDIQMHDLDGLSVARQLLEQNRLPLVVFATAFDAYALSAFDVHALDYILKPFDPERLEATWRRVRERLAQQTGLDEHLAELKALLLSREPLSAVRTGPDEWTGGAPGGLRGKALAEPPAWMEEPAAPPTEPGAGSSCAGNGSGISGSNGQERHRAFDRVAANKEGKLLLVDVSKILYATVEGRKALIKVDGELLELNLTLQELEDRLDPDRFCRTHRAFLVNLSAIREIVPWFNGAYNLILHDKSEVPVSRHYARQLKDLLGL encoded by the coding sequence ATGATCATTCGCACTTTTCTCGTCGATGACGAAGCCCCTTCCCGGCGGGAACTGCGCTTTTTATTGGAAAAACACCCCGACTGCCGCATCGTCGGCGAGGCCGGCGGCGGAGAGGAGGCCCTGGACATCCTGGCAGACCTCCCGGTCGATGTGCTCTTTCTCGACATCCAGATGCATGACCTCGACGGCCTGTCGGTGGCCCGCCAACTCCTGGAACAGAACCGTCTGCCTCTTGTCGTCTTCGCCACCGCCTTTGACGCCTATGCCCTCAGCGCCTTCGATGTCCATGCCCTCGATTACATCCTCAAACCCTTCGATCCGGAACGCCTGGAGGCGACATGGCGGCGCGTTCGGGAACGACTGGCGCAGCAGACAGGTTTGGATGAGCACCTGGCAGAGTTAAAGGCCCTGCTGCTCAGCCGGGAACCGCTGTCCGCCGTCCGGACCGGGCCTGACGAATGGACAGGCGGGGCTCCGGGGGGATTGCGCGGAAAAGCGCTGGCTGAACCGCCGGCATGGATGGAAGAACCGGCTGCCCCTCCGACAGAACCCGGCGCAGGCAGCAGTTGCGCCGGCAATGGCAGCGGCATATCCGGCAGCAACGGCCAGGAGCGTCACCGCGCCTTTGACCGCGTGGCCGCCAACAAAGAAGGCAAACTGCTCCTCGTCGATGTGTCCAAAATCCTCTACGCCACCGTGGAAGGACGCAAAGCGCTGATCAAGGTCGACGGCGAACTGCTGGAATTGAACCTGACCTTGCAGGAATTGGAGGATCGCCTCGACCCGGACCGTTTCTGCCGGACCCACCGGGCCTTTCTCGTCAACCTGTCGGCGATCCGAGAGATCGTCCCCTGGTTCAACGGCGCCTATAACCTGATCCTCCACGACAAGAGTGAGGTCCCTGTCAGCCGACATTACGCGCGGCAACTGAAAGACCTGCTGGGTCTCTAG